The Geothrix sp. DNA segment AGCCGAAGCGGCTGCCGGCCTTCCTCACGGAGGGCGAGAGCCGGGCACTCCTGGACCTTCCCCCGTCGGCGGATTTCCCCAGCGCGCGCCTCGCCTGCCTGCTGGAGCTGCTCTACGCTTCGGGTCTACGCGTGTCCGAGCTGGTGGGACTGGATCTGCAGGACATTCTTTCAGACCAGCGCACCCTGCGAGTGCTGGGCAAGGGCCGCAAGGAACGGCTGGTCCCCTATCACCTCCAGGCAGCCGAAGTGCTCGAGGCCTACCTGGGCTTCCGCTCGGGTCTCCTGGTGGCGAAGGCCCTGCCACCCAGTCCGGCCCTGTTCCTGAACCTGCGCGGGGGGCGTCTCACGCCCACCAGCGTGCGGGCCATGCTCCGCGGAGCTCTGGAGGCGGCCGCGGTCCGGTCCAGGGTGAGCCCCCACGCGCTTCGGCACAGCTTCGCCACCCACCTGCTCAACCGCGGCATGGACCTCCGGGCCATCCAGGAGCTGCTGGGCCATGCGAGCCTGAGCACGACCCAGCGCTACACTCACCTGGGGCTGGAGGAACTGGCCCGGACCTACGAGAAGGCCCATCCGCGGGCCAAGAGCTGAACCCAGACCCACAGGAGTGCCCCATGGATGCGGTCGTTCCCGTTCCCGCAGTGCCCGCCCTTCCCATCGAGGGGACTGGCCAGGTCTTTCCGGTGCGCCGGATCTACTGCATCGGACGCAACTACGCGGACCATGCCCGCGAAATGGGCATGGATCCCGAACGCGAACCGCCGTTCTTCTTCGGCAAGCCCCACGACACGGTGGTTCCAGGCGGAGGTGACATCGCCTATCCGCCCGCCACATCGAATCTCCACTACGAGGTCGAGCTGGTGGTGGCCCTGGCGAAGGGTGGCCGGGACATCCCGGCTTCCGAGGCCCTCGGCCACGTCTACGGGCATGCCGTGGGCATCGACCTGACCCGCCGGGACCTGCAGGCGAAGGCGAAGGACAAGGGCCAGCCCTGGGACACGGCCAAGGGTTTCGACCAGTCGGCGCCGATCTCCCGGATCCTCCCCGTGGCGGCCGGAGGGCACTTCGGCCGTGGTGCGATCTGGCTGTCGGTGAACGGCGTGGAGAAGCAGCGGGGCGACCTGTCCCAGATGATCTGGTCGGTTCCCGAGATCATCGCCCACGTCTCCAGGTTCGTGGCGCTCGCGCCGGGCGATCTCATCTTCACCGGCACCCCCGCCGGAGTGGGCCCCATCGTCCGCGGCGACCGGGTCCGCTGTGGGATCGAGGGGCTGGGCGAGCTGGAGATCGTGCTGGTGTAGAAGCGGGACTCAGCTCCCGCCAGCCAGCTTGAACTGGGCGATGATGTCGTCGACGCTGTCCTTGCGGCTGTCGGCCTCCAGGCTGGTATCGAAGATGCGGTCCTGGGTGGCGACCTTCCGCTCCGAGAAGCCCTGGCCATCTCCCAGCGCCGCGGTGTGGATGTTGAAGATCACCAGCAACCGGTTCAGGCCCCCCTGGAACTGCTTGAGGAGGATGACCACCTTCTCGATCTTCTGACGCGTGATGTCCTGGAACTGGAGGACGTTCAGGATCTCGAAAGCCTCGTCGCTGACCTTCTGCAGCATGGCCTTGGTCGGACCGAGGTCCACTTCCTGGGGCGGGGCCGCCACCTGATGGGCGAAGAGGTACTCCAGCACCTCCTGGGCCAGGGCGTTCTGCTCCTCTCCGGCGGCGGCACGATCGAGGAACCCGGCGATGGCGGCATGGAGGGCGGCCTGGTGCTGGTTCTGGCGCCCGATCCCATCCTGGCAGGCCTGTACGGCCCGCGTGGCGTCGTCGGAGGCGGCCATGAGGGTGTCCAGGCGGTTCATGACGCTCTGGGTGGCCTCCTCGGTGTCGGAGGTGATGGCGTCCAGCTGGGCGGCGAGTTCCGGGACCTGGGTGCTCTGGTGTTTCACCGAGGCGTCCAGCTGCTGCAGATTCAGGAGGGTCTGGTTGATGCTGGAGACCAGGGCCCCGAGTTCCCCCTTGGCCTCGATGTCGATCTTCTGGTAGACCCTGCCGTTGGCCATGTCCTGGGCGGCTTCGGCCAGCCGGTGGAGGCTGGCCTGTGAGTCCCCCTGCAGCTCGCTGCGCAGGTCGGCGATGAGCTGCTCCAGGCTCAGGAGGCGCTGGTCGAGACGCTCCCGCCGGGTCTGGAATTCCGCCACCAGGCCTTCCGGGGTGCCTTCCTGCGGCTGATCTTCAGGCGTTTCATTCATGGCGACTCCAGGGGTGCCCTCAGGGCGCGGGCCTCACTTTGACATGGGATCCTTCGGCCAGCCCCCAGGCCTGCATGAGTTCCCGGGGGATGGCCACCTGCTTGTCGGCGAGGCCGGTCACGAACTCGACCCGTTCCACGGCGGGTCCCTTGGGCCAGATGACCCGGATGTTCTGGATGCCGTGGCGGTAGGGGCCGAGGGCGGTCCACCAGCCTTCCATGGCTCTGGGCAGCTCCAGATGGCCGCCCTTCTTGAAGAGGCTCGTCTTCAACTGGACGACGGTCACGTGGGCGTCGGGTTC contains these protein-coding regions:
- a CDS encoding tyrosine-type recombinase/integrase; its protein translation is MVAGKGVATLSGEVRAFHLEQRARGVSPHTARAQQGDLEKLLEHAARARWDAWDVTPRTLRGFALELGDRGLDPASQARILSTIRGFFKWLWETRRIEKNPASGLRNPKQPKRLPAFLTEGESRALLDLPPSADFPSARLACLLELLYASGLRVSELVGLDLQDILSDQRTLRVLGKGRKERLVPYHLQAAEVLEAYLGFRSGLLVAKALPPSPALFLNLRGGRLTPTSVRAMLRGALEAAAVRSRVSPHALRHSFATHLLNRGMDLRAIQELLGHASLSTTQRYTHLGLEELARTYEKAHPRAKS
- a CDS encoding methyl-accepting chemotaxis protein, producing MNETPEDQPQEGTPEGLVAEFQTRRERLDQRLLSLEQLIADLRSELQGDSQASLHRLAEAAQDMANGRVYQKIDIEAKGELGALVSSINQTLLNLQQLDASVKHQSTQVPELAAQLDAITSDTEEATQSVMNRLDTLMAASDDATRAVQACQDGIGRQNQHQAALHAAIAGFLDRAAAGEEQNALAQEVLEYLFAHQVAAPPQEVDLGPTKAMLQKVSDEAFEILNVLQFQDITRQKIEKVVILLKQFQGGLNRLLVIFNIHTAALGDGQGFSERKVATQDRIFDTSLEADSRKDSVDDIIAQFKLAGGS
- a CDS encoding fumarylacetoacetate hydrolase family protein; the encoded protein is MDAVVPVPAVPALPIEGTGQVFPVRRIYCIGRNYADHAREMGMDPEREPPFFFGKPHDTVVPGGGDIAYPPATSNLHYEVELVVALAKGGRDIPASEALGHVYGHAVGIDLTRRDLQAKAKDKGQPWDTAKGFDQSAPISRILPVAAGGHFGRGAIWLSVNGVEKQRGDLSQMIWSVPEIIAHVSRFVALAPGDLIFTGTPAGVGPIVRGDRVRCGIEGLGELEIVLV